CAAGGTCTTCCAGCAGTATGCCTTGCTCTCTCACTAACAACCTTGTGCATGCACAGATGGCAACTGACAACTGTACAGAAATGTTACCACAAATTCCATTGCCATCAGATATGCAATACAGACAAAAAAGATCACACCAAATTAAAAACTAGCTCTTTTCTCTCAGCACTACACCAGATGGCATAATCTAATAGCACACAGAAACTAGACTGAATATTGTTTAGGAAAAGCTCCCATTCATGTCTAGCTCAGTAACACTACCTGACAGACCCACTTCCCAGACTGTAGGCAATACCTCCATTGACTTCTCCAGTCTCTTCTTCAGAGCTGCTTTcactgctgctactgctgccaCCAGCTGGCTTAGACTTCAGTTTGTTTGCTGCTGGTGTggatgcttttgctttctctgtggaGGCAGAGGTCTTAGAACCATTCTGTGTCACCTTCCCCGCCTTTTTGGGCTTCTTATCCTCTTCGCTGGAACTATCAGATGAGCTGCTGCTACTACTAGAAGCAGCTGCCTTTTTCCCCACAGTTGCTTTTGCTGCTCCTGTAGATTTGGTGGCTGGTTTCACTGctggcttcttttcttcttcactgcTTGAACTATCAGAGTCAGAAGTGCCAGCTTTGGGAGCTGGGGTAGAAGGTTTGGATGCCGGCTTACCCACTTTGCCAGCTAATTTAGCTGGagtgcctttctttttctcttcctcagaGCTGCTTGAGCTGCTATCTGAATCAGAGCTACTTTGTGCTTTCTTTGTGGCTTGTGACTTCTTTGCTGCAGGGGTTGCTGCTTTAGTTGTGGGCTTCACAGGGGCCTTCTTGTCAGAGCTATCAGAATCTAGAACGGAAAGGAAAAGAGTAATCAAGGTAAAGCCTCATTTCTTCAACATGAAGCTAACCTACAGATTCAATGCTGATGCAACACACTTCAAAAGCTGCTGGAAACAATGCTGCAAAATCTGTATTCCTGTCCAACCGCACCCTCATACCCTGCCTAGAAACACAGAGGTGTGAGCGAGCACAATGTGTATGTGGAGATTCTCCTTTCCTCCTACCCCAATACCTGAGCTGTCTGAGGAGGAACTCAAGTCTTTCTTTGCTTGTCCAGGCTTGACGGCTACTTTTGCTGGTTTGGAAGTATTCTTTATCACTGGTTGTTTAGCTGGGAGCTTACTCCCTACCTTCTTCTTGTCATCTTCAGAGCTAGAATCTAGacaaaccaacaaaagaagTGTTAAGTTAGTAAGTTTTTGGTGCAAGTTACTTTAGTAACAACAGGTATGTAACTCATGGggaagtgaaaagcaaaaagggCTGTCACCCAGTTGAGCCACTAGATAACTGTCAATAAGCAGCATTTGATGAACACCTGAATGGTCAAGGGACAGCATTCATGTTTCCATGTATCATCTTTGTTGGGAGGAAGTAGAAACAAGCAGTTCACATTCTTGCCTAATGCATGCACAAGGAAGCAGATGTCTGGAGAATAATGTAGAAGAAGTACAGAAAGAGAGTACAGGTATCACCAATAACAAACTTGGGGAGaagaaacactgagaaaagaagctgtgTGGTAAAGATCAAAGAACAGGCAAGAAATTAGGAGATAAAATTGACAAAGCAGGGAAAGTGAGGTAGCAACAGCACAGTATctcattttagctttttatttcctgtatcAGATGTGTTTAGCAGCAGTCTGAGAATGGACTGGAGACTCCTGTGTACAAATATGCCTTTGTACTGTATGTCACAGCAACCTGGAATGTTAAACCTGACCTATTTCAACATTCCTGCGCACTCCAGTAACAGTCATCAAAACCTCATCAATTTGTGAGAAAGCaggcaacaaaaccagaaaacacagtctgcagacagacaggcagctgccagccacaGTCCCTACCGTGGCACCAGAGGTGCCGAGGTACACAAAAAGAGCACCTTGAACTTGGAGGGGAAATGCAGCATGTCTTGCTAGCTATGGAGACTGTGAAGCTTTCGAGCTCATATGCTAAAGGATTGTACAGATACGTACAGATTGTACAGATAACAACATACAGCAACCTGGCCAATAAAaacattaatgcaaaaataatcaaGACTTTATTTCTTGGAATTACCTGACTCACTGTCAGAACTGGATTCAGGCTTTTTGGTAGCCACAGCTTTGGTTTGGGGACCAGGGATTGCTTTAGCTACTACTGCTTTGCCTGCAAAAGCAAGTTTAAAATTAACAGACCACATCCACACCAAACCTTTGTCCCAAAACCCAGACCTTTCCAGATGTGGAAAAGCTCCCTTCTCAGTGCACCAGCCATTCAGCCAGCACACTGGAAGCCAAGCAAGGACTTGGCCAGCTGCAGTAATGGGCCTGGCTTATTTCCTCTAAAGTAGATCATGATGACTTTTCAAACCAACATGTGCAAAGTAATCTAACCTGCACGCACTTTGAATCCGCAAGTTGTACAAAGTGTTATTTGGGATGCCATCAAATTACTCAGAAGCTTCTAGAGAAGCAAATAGCAACACAGACCAAAGTCAAATGGCTTTTTCAAGGAAACCAAGACACTGCCAAAACAGTGTCCACACCATGCAGTACTtcctctgcagcctcctctcctCACAACTTACCTGCTCCTCCCTTTGGGGGCACCTGCTCTGCCTCATCACTACTGTCTGAAGAGTCACTGCTCTCAGCCTTTTTTGCAGGAGCCTTGGCAaggcttttttttgtctgtgtatcTTGAGGAGGAGGTACAGCACTGTACTGACCTAGGAAGAGAGACACAGTGTTCAAAAGCCTGCATGGTTATGTGAACAGCACATGAGATGTTTGTTATATCAGAAGTGCTTTATTCTAACTATTTGGTTCCATTTATTCCCCTTCCGTTGCTACAATCAAAGATACTAGCTTACAGGTTACACCCACCCCACTGCGACCTCCTGTTTTCACTGGGAGTTTGACTCTCCTCAGGGTTCAGCAGACCCAACCACCTCTGCAGATTTTTCCTCTACACTTTGAGAAGAATGGGTGCTTGTGTTGCcaaactttttcagaaaaaaacagatgtcAGTTGTTGATTGTTTCCATTTACTGCCTTCTCAAATCCTCTGGTTACAGGATCAGACTGAGTTTTGCTGCTTGATCCTCCACTCACATCAGCTCTCTACTGGAATCCTAAAAGCCCTGTATGATACTGAACAGAGGCCCCTTTAGCCCCTCAGCTGGATTGCAAGTGAACAGACCTGCATACTTCACACAAAGCATAAACCAGCTTAAATTGCAGCAGTTACAGAATAAAGATACCACTGGCAAATTACTTCCCAAATCCCGGCAGACAGGAAACCTGCAAGAAGAATGTACTTGAAGGCTACCTGAATAGAAGACACGCAAACCAGGCAGAGTCTGTCACAATCCCTCTCACTCCTCATCCTTTACTGAGAGAGGAGCTGAACTGTAAGCTTAGCCTCAACAGCCCACATGAAAAGAGCTGCTGTATTTCTGGTTCACAGTGCCACCAACAGCACCACCTGGAACCTCGTGTGCAGCAAGACCTGCCTGTGCTGTACACACACTTCTCCCAGGACAGTGGGACTCGCAGAAAGCATCGTCCATGTACCTGCTGTGGTATTCAGTACTCACCAGACTTCGGcttctgttttgcaggtggCTTATCATCATCCGAACTGTCAGATGAGTCCTCACTACTGGAACTTTCCTTggcatgctttttcttccctggacATGCTTGAGTGGCTGCAGGTTTTGGTAGAAGTGATTTCTTGGGAATAGCCTTAttacaagaaggaaagaaataatgtcaaaaaaaagaagttacagaaaTCTTGCGGGGACAGCTTGATGGGGATCTTGTTTAACTCTACACCTCACTTAAGAGAGCAAATTTGGAAGACAAAGGGGAAAAGACTAATGAAGATTCTCAAATGCAAATTTTAGGAAACACACAAGCATTATGACCTTTCTGGCCactctgctgttgttttctgctgcatGAATCCCCAGTGCGGAGCTCCTCTGACTAAGGGGCACAAAACTGACAAATGGTAACAACTGTCAACTGATTTAACACAACTATGGCTTTTTTGTattgcagaaagcattttttaacaCTGCCTAGTGGAAAACTCAAAGTTACAGACAGCTAAGCACAGAAGAGTCATGCAAAAGTGAACATGTAATGGAGACTACAATATGGTTATGACACAATAAGATGTTTTCCTGTaaaaggaaggagcagaggaagTGGTAAGGAGGTATTAGGGAAGAAAGTCAGTGCATGGAGAGGTGCTAGAACACATAATCCCACTGTATAAAGGAGAAGGAGGTCTAAGAGCCCCAAATGCTGTGCTCAGCATCTGTGAGGTCTCTGCCTTTGTCTACACCATTTCACAGGACCTGCAAGACACATGTACCCAACCATACTAGACTACTAGacttttacagtatttatgAAGTTTTTCACTGTCTAATTTACCTTCTTTGGtgcagccttttcctcatcagaatcttcactgctgctgctactgcttgctgcttttccattgaCCACCTTTGTGGCTGCTTGGGCAGCTTTACTTCCTTTTGAGAGAAGTAAAAAGGGACATCAGAAAATATGCCGTGGTAGGTGAGGGGTAATGACATTCAGCATGAAgtatcagagaaagaaaagaaccaCCAGAATCCAATAGGGCAAATTAAGGCAGTACCACAAGACTGTTGGTTTATCCTACTGCAAGCTTAGAGAGTTTTCAGAAAACTATCATTCTAGACCATCAGAAGTCCCAGGACTAAAGGCTAAGTAAAGATCTTCCCTGCCCTTTGAGGGGAAGACCCTGTCAAAAGCATATCTTAAGCAGTTAAGGTTGCTGGTTACAGCTACTTATGCAAACAATGCAGCATTTGAGACcagatgttttatttacaaTCAGTTCTGCACCTTTTCCATGTCAGAAGCAGACTGGCAGTACAATGTACAAATGGCAATGACAGCAGATTTTCAGACTGTTTGTTAATACATATGCCTTTGCATGTAGGTACAGTCCCCACCACTCCTCccctgggttttttggttttgcactttGACTCATGACACACAATAAGATGTACCCATTTTAGGtgttgctggttttggtggCTGTTTCTTTGGTGCTTCTTCATCTGAGCTGCTCGAGTCAGAGCTGGAactctctgctttcttctgaggCTGGATTTTGGCTCCAGCTGGCTTCACCGCAGGTTTTGCACCTTTCTAaacaacagaagggaaaagtgATTAGCCCTTGTAcccatgaaaagaaaaagagactaACAACTGGGACATGTAAAGAGAGTATATAAACAGCTTTCACAGAGGTTACCATTTTGACTTGAAAACACCACTCTGCCTAATGGTTACAGCCTGAAAACCTCTGGATAAATTTTCCTCTGGGAAACCTCCCAGCAGCCCGTGGAAGACTTCCTTTGCACCTCAGCCTCCAGTTCTGCCTCTTCAAAATGGGGCAGCTCTGAGGCTGGCACTgtgctcttccttctccagatTACACTAGTTTGAAGACTGAAAATACTAACTGGGCAACTCTGGTTGGTCTCCTCTAGTGTACACTGACACCATTCTTCACCCCTGTCCCTTCTCAAAACCATGactgcagcaagaaaaagaaaagagaagattcTCTttttacatatacacacattttaaaaaagattaaatttattACAGTGCttgcaaataaatctttcttgGGGGGTGGGAAGTAAGCCCTGGCAATCTTAGGATAAAAGAAAGGAGCAGACCTGGATATGAATTCAAGCGAGTGCTGGATGtgaaattcatttttcatgGGACTAGTCCAAATGGCACATCATCTGCTACAGCAATGTCTTCTTACATTGCACCTGCAGCAGTCTAGGCACTTCATAGCTCAGGAAAAGTGAGCCCAATTTAAAAGAGAGTTCTGCTGGTCAAATTTACTACTGCCAATCACTGTCAAACATGTATTAgagtctggaaagaaaagctgaccTTTTTtggcttctcctcctcctctgaatCTGAATCATCACTGGAGTCCtcgctgctgctctctgccttctTGGCTGGAGAAACTGCTTTTGCCTtgggcacagctgctgctttagcTGCAAATGAGGGACACCACACTGATTGTAAGTTAATTCACAACTTTCATGTACCTATATCCTGCACTAGTGTGTATCAGGGGAAAGGTCATTAAACCATGACTCAAGTTCATAACACTGACTTTGTTTTTTGAGCCAGCAGGGTGCGGTAGAAGACTCCAAAATGGGTAGGCAAGAGGATAAAACCAATTCTAGATTTTTGTCATGTACACACTGAAGTGCAGACTTCCGTCACCAAAAAGGACATCCCACAGGGAAAGCACCCTCATAGGCTGAGGTAACATTAACAGGGTCTCCACACCTTCCAGCTTACAAAAACCCACTGAACAAATGCAGGCTTCCAAAGAGAACCACTGCAAGCTGCATTAAGATTCCAGGCACTCTGCTTAACATGTTTTAGCCAAATACACTCCTTATGGTTAgtgatttgctttttaacaacacagagcaaaataaatcattttgcCTCAAGTTACAGTTGCAAGTGTCCTTATCAAATAAAGATCAGAAATTCCAAGTGGAATTTCAGCTTTAGGATGGCTCAGGTTGAAGACTCTTTCTGTGACTCTCCCTCTTCctgtctcttcctcctctcccgCAAATCTACTGCTAGACACATACAAACTTGCAGATGCTGTAGTTAAGGCAAGGCACAAAATCAATTCCAggtcaaaaaaaaagaaaaaatacagcctgCCACGTATCAAAGTGCAGTGGAGGGACACATTTTTTTGATAGCACTAGGACACAGGCTTGAGAGAAATAAAGGTGGTAACCCTAACACAAGCAGCAGATGAGTAAGGATGCTTGGTACTTCTCTGGACTCAAGGATACTACCCTGCATCAAACAGGTCATAGTGCCCACCAATAGAGGACCCTAATAAATCTTAGCCATGTAGGACTTCTGTCaaattatgcatattttaaCAAATATGAATACAATTGTAAAACTTGAATCAGTCTTCCTACAATAGCAAGATGAGAAACCATTCTTTAAAGCTCTCAGTGAAACTGAGCCTCCCTGGAAAACAGTGAGGAAATAAAATCATGAGGTAGCTACTTCCCATGAAGTGAGTACCAGCCCAATCTACATGCACTCAAACCCCAGTTTCACTCAATGTTTAAACCAACACTGAAGCAAGCACAAGTAACCCTGCTGAAATATCCTATCAGTGAGTGTTTGGAAAGCTGAATCTCAATATAGACAAGGTAACAAAGGTGCTACCTCAATAGCACCTTCAAAACTCAACACAGCCCAACGCCTTCACCAGTCTCAGCCAAAAGGGACAAATGGAACGGCTAAAACCTTCCAGTGGACACAAACCATGACGTGCTTTAATTATAACTGGACAGAGATTGCCCTTAGCTAGGATGAACACACACCCTACATGTCATGCGCAAAAGATGCACCAGAAACAAGAGCAGTCAACACAAACCCAGTCCTCGATGGCTGCTGAAGGACCGCAACTGAGCTGCTGAAGCTGAGCGGTACATCCAGGTGAGGGGTCATTGCCACACACCGCCCTGGcctgccccggggccgcccACAAACCCCACCTGGTTTCTTGGCTGGAGGCACCTCGTCCTCCTCGCTGGAGCTGCCATCGCTGCTGGAGGAGGGTTTCCTCTTCACCTGGGGGCCGTTGGCAACCAGCTTCCTCTTCCTGGCCGCTGGAGACCTACGGGGAgaaaggctgggctgggcacctGGAGGCagggccggcggcgggagcccAGCACGGCggagccccggcccccccggcacTTACCTCAGCCAGTAACTGAAGATGTCCAGGAGGGAGGCGGCGTTGGGGTCCTGCTCCTTCTGCACCGAGATAGGATGTGTCAGTCTGCCGGCCGGCCAGGCCGCCCCGTGTGCCGTGCCCGGTGTGCCGCCGGCAGGCCGCCCGGGGCCCGCTCCCTGCCCGgggcccgctccccgccccccgctccccgccccccgccggagcccgctccgctcccctcccccccccctcaccgCCGCCGCCTCCTTGGCGAAGGCGCGCGCGGCGCCCTCGAAGCGGTTCTCGCGCAGGAAGGTGAGCACGAAGGGGAAGAGGTCGCTGGGCACCGCGCGCCACGCCGCCATGCTGCCCCGCCGCCACGTGCCGCCTGCGCGCACGCGCGCAGCCGCCACCACGCACAGACGTGCGCACGCCGCCGCGGCTCCGCCCACCTCCCGCCATCGTGGCCGGGCTGTGGGGCGTagcggccgccccccggcaatggcgggcggcgggcgggacgGGGCGCGCCGAGGGAGGACCCGTAAGGCACAGCCGGTGTGAGGGGACTGGGggcggcgccgcccgcccctgAGCGAAGGCGGCTCGCGGTGGAGAGGCAGCCTTAGGGCCCGCAGCGGAGGAGGGAGCCGGGGCAGCCTCTGTGAGGAAACCCGGGATCGCGTGTGTGGCATTAGAAGAGGGAAAACTTCAGTCCGCTTAAACCTCTTCCCCCATTAGTCCACCTCTGGTTGTAACCCAC
The Falco naumanni isolate bFalNau1 chromosome 9, bFalNau1.pat, whole genome shotgun sequence DNA segment above includes these coding regions:
- the NOLC1 gene encoding nucleolar and coiled-body phosphoprotein 1 isoform X1, yielding MAAWRAVPSDLFPFVLTFLRENRFEGAARAFAKEAAAKEQDPNAASLLDIFSYWLRSPAARKRKLVANGPQVKRKPSSSSDGSSSEEDEVPPAKKPAKAAAVPKAKAVSPAKKAESSSEDSSDDSDSEEEEKPKKKGAKPAVKPAGAKIQPQKKAESSSSDSSSSDEEAPKKQPPKPATPKMGSKAAQAATKVVNGKAASSSSSSEDSDEEKAAPKKAIPKKSLLPKPAATQACPGKKKHAKESSSSEDSSDSSDDDKPPAKQKPKSGQYSAVPPPQDTQTKKSLAKAPAKKAESSDSSDSSDEAEQVPPKGGAGKAVVAKAIPGPQTKAVATKKPESSSDSESDSSSEDDKKKVGSKLPAKQPVIKNTSKPAKVAVKPGQAKKDLSSSSDSSDSDSSDKKAPVKPTTKAATPAAKKSQATKKAQSSSDSDSSSSSSEEEKKKGTPAKLAGKVGKPASKPSTPAPKAGTSDSDSSSSEEEKKPAVKPATKSTGAAKATVGKKAAASSSSSSSSDSSSEEDKKPKKAGKVTQNGSKTSASTEKAKASTPAANKLKSKPAGGSSSSSESSSEEETGEVNGGTIKKKQKREDVQESETPHSKKAKIKAKTPHTVPKVKQPASPFRRVREEEIELDARVADNSFEAKKGAAGDWGEKANNILKYTKGKSFRHEKTKKKRGSYRGGTISTQVNSVKFESD
- the NOLC1 gene encoding nucleolar and coiled-body phosphoprotein 1 isoform X2, producing the protein MAAPARRTRCLQPRNQLKQQLCPRQKQFLQPRRQRAAARTPVMIQIQRRRRSQKKKGAKPAVKPAGAKIQPQKKAESSSSDSSSSDEEAPKKQPPKPATPKMGSKAAQAATKVVNGKAASSSSSSEDSDEEKAAPKKAIPKKSLLPKPAATQACPGKKKHAKESSSSEDSSDSSDDDKPPAKQKPKSGQYSAVPPPQDTQTKKSLAKAPAKKAESSDSSDSSDEAEQVPPKGGAGKAVVAKAIPGPQTKAVATKKPESSSDSESDSSSEDDKKKVGSKLPAKQPVIKNTSKPAKVAVKPGQAKKDLSSSSDSSDSDSSDKKAPVKPTTKAATPAAKKSQATKKAQSSSDSDSSSSSSEEEKKKGTPAKLAGKVGKPASKPSTPAPKAGTSDSDSSSSEEEKKPAVKPATKSTGAAKATVGKKAAASSSSSSSSDSSSEEDKKPKKAGKVTQNGSKTSASTEKAKASTPAANKLKSKPAGGSSSSSESSSEEETGEVNGGTIKKKQKREDVQESETPHSKKAKIKAKTPHTVPKVKQPASPFRRVREEEIELDARVADNSFEAKKGAAGDWGEKANNILKYTKGKSFRHEKTKKKRGSYRGGTISTQVNSVKFESD